A section of the bacterium genome encodes:
- a CDS encoding TonB-dependent receptor, whose amino-acid sequence MRKHVRYQSVWLLMAAALAFSQEQQGVISGSVHDATTHLPIEFANAMLFTQEDSTLVTGASTGADGTFMLNRIPPGAYRLQLQLIGYEARRVGNVVIRPPQWAVDLGKLALRQTALQMDAVEVQAEALALRYQLDKKVVNVNQQHTAISGTAVDVLENVPAITVDVEGNVSLRGSSNFTVLIDGRPSVLEASEALQQIPAASIENIEIITNPSAKYDPEGAAGIINVVLKRNHQEGRSGIANLNAGLGEKYGADVLYDYRTGGQHATFSVDFNRRQFTGDDREENRTTRAGLTSLIQSQGDSRRQDEALGVRGEYKLELGRKHLLSWSGRYGTRNSRRGADQTFTSWPAAEVTPARYASISDRQRDRVFGATHLSYLYRFAPKGHELSAEVFYRRREGEEATINGLWPNGTAQVSGRRTTESGPSSDVRARLDYTLAFSKQAKFEAGYQSDFDRSTDAIGNYEFDAAAGEYLYQPQFSNRTQYDEDTHSFYALYAGETSGWGYQAGVRAEYTGRDIRVAGAAESFAIGRWDYFPTLHLARQFTAGQQAMASYTRRIDRPGGGELEPFLTWTDAYNVRLGNPALQPEFIDSYELGLQSPLGPSLVSLEAYYRKTHNRIERVRSVYADNVTLHSVTNLGKEEALGSELAINLDFSKRWGVQATGNLYRYRLAGELFGESLARASFNWNARLSNTLKFGRTAQIQLDGLYHSASVSTQGRRAGFFTANAAVKYELVPKLLSATLQLRDVFASAKNEYTAQGVDFYTYNYSTREAPLVMLNLKYNFNNYKPERERKPAEDDRNEDDF is encoded by the coding sequence ATGAGGAAACACGTGCGCTACCAATCTGTCTGGCTGCTCATGGCCGCAGCGCTGGCGTTCTCACAGGAACAGCAGGGCGTGATCTCCGGCAGCGTGCATGACGCCACCACCCACCTGCCGATCGAGTTTGCCAATGCCATGCTCTTCACCCAAGAAGACAGTACGCTGGTGACCGGCGCCAGCACCGGCGCCGACGGCACTTTCATGCTCAACCGGATTCCGCCGGGAGCGTACCGCCTGCAGCTCCAGTTGATCGGTTACGAGGCGCGGCGCGTGGGCAACGTCGTCATCCGGCCGCCCCAGTGGGCGGTAGATTTGGGCAAATTGGCGCTGCGGCAAACGGCCCTGCAGATGGACGCCGTCGAAGTGCAGGCCGAGGCCCTGGCGTTGAGGTATCAGCTCGACAAGAAAGTGGTCAACGTCAACCAGCAGCACACCGCGATTTCCGGCACGGCGGTGGACGTACTGGAAAATGTTCCCGCCATTACCGTCGATGTCGAGGGCAATGTCAGCTTGCGCGGCAGCAGCAATTTCACCGTGTTGATCGACGGCCGGCCCTCGGTGCTGGAGGCGAGCGAGGCGCTGCAGCAAATCCCGGCAGCCAGCATAGAGAATATCGAAATCATCACCAATCCCTCCGCCAAATATGACCCGGAAGGTGCCGCCGGCATCATCAACGTCGTTTTGAAACGGAATCACCAAGAAGGCCGCAGTGGCATTGCCAATCTCAATGCCGGACTGGGGGAAAAATACGGCGCTGATGTTCTGTATGACTATCGCACCGGCGGCCAGCACGCCACGTTCAGCGTGGATTTCAACCGCCGCCAATTCACCGGCGATGATCGCGAAGAAAACCGCACCACGCGCGCCGGCCTTACTTCTTTGATCCAATCCCAGGGTGATTCCCGGCGGCAGGACGAGGCGCTGGGTGTGCGCGGCGAATACAAACTCGAGCTCGGTCGCAAGCACCTACTGAGTTGGAGCGGCCGCTACGGCACGCGCAACTCGCGGCGCGGTGCCGATCAGACTTTCACCTCCTGGCCGGCAGCGGAAGTGACGCCCGCGCGCTATGCCAGTATCAGCGACCGGCAGCGCGACCGCGTTTTCGGCGCCACGCATCTCTCCTATCTTTATCGCTTCGCCCCCAAGGGTCATGAGCTGAGCGCCGAGGTGTTCTACCGCCGCCGCGAAGGCGAAGAAGCCACGATCAACGGTTTGTGGCCGAACGGCACGGCGCAGGTGAGCGGCCGCCGCACCACGGAATCCGGGCCCTCCAGTGACGTGCGTGCCCGCCTCGATTACACCCTGGCCTTCAGCAAGCAAGCAAAATTCGAAGCCGGTTATCAGAGTGATTTTGACCGCTCCACCGATGCCATCGGCAACTATGAATTCGACGCTGCCGCCGGCGAATATCTCTATCAGCCGCAATTCAGCAATCGCACACAGTATGACGAAGACACGCATTCGTTCTATGCGCTCTATGCCGGTGAAACCAGCGGCTGGGGTTATCAAGCAGGAGTGCGCGCGGAATACACCGGCCGCGACATTCGCGTGGCCGGAGCCGCCGAATCGTTCGCCATCGGCCGTTGGGATTACTTTCCCACGCTGCACCTCGCGCGGCAATTCACTGCCGGACAGCAGGCGATGGCCAGCTACACCCGCCGCATCGACCGGCCGGGCGGCGGGGAACTCGAGCCGTTCTTGACCTGGACTGATGCCTACAACGTGCGCCTCGGCAATCCCGCACTGCAGCCGGAATTCATCGATTCCTACGAGCTGGGCCTGCAATCTCCGCTCGGCCCCAGCCTGGTTTCGCTCGAGGCTTACTATCGCAAAACGCACAATCGCATCGAGCGGGTGCGCTCGGTTTATGCCGACAACGTCACGTTGCACTCGGTGACCAATCTCGGCAAAGAGGAGGCGCTGGGCAGCGAGCTGGCCATCAACCTCGATTTCAGCAAGAGGTGGGGCGTGCAGGCAACCGGCAATCTCTACCGCTATCGCCTCGCCGGCGAGCTTTTTGGTGAATCGCTGGCGCGCGCAAGCTTCAACTGGAATGCCCGGCTGAGCAACACCCTCAAGTTCGGCCGCACGGCGCAAATCCAACTGGACGGCCTCTACCACAGCGCTTCGGTTTCCACGCAGGGCCGGCGCGCGGGTTTCTTCACCGCCAACGCCGCGGTCAAATACGAGCTTGTTCCCAAGCTGCTGTCCGCCACGCTGCAGCTCCGCGATGTTTTCGCTTCGGCGAAGAACGAATATACCGCCCAGGGAGTGGATTTCTACACCTACAACTATTCCACCCGCGAAGCGCCGCTGGTGATGTTGAATCTCAAATACAATTTCAACAACTACAAGCCGGAGCGCGAGCGCAAACCGGCGGAGGACGACCGCAACGAGGATGATTTTTGA
- a CDS encoding thioredoxin family protein: MKMYLPFLLAVLALALPLAFAGGLEIDKPAPNFTLKDVEGKSHSLADFKGKFVVLEWINFDCPFVGKHYHSGNMQKLQKTYMAKGVVWLAICSSAPGKQGHFTAEVIKKRLAEAKAAPTAYLIDADGTAGKLYGAKTTPHMFIIDPKGTLVYAGGIDDIRSTDVADIAKAKNYVTAALDEALAGKPVTEKVTTPYGCSVKY; encoded by the coding sequence ATGAAAATGTATCTTCCCTTTCTGCTTGCGGTGCTGGCTCTGGCCCTGCCGCTGGCGTTTGCAGGAGGCCTCGAGATCGATAAGCCTGCCCCCAATTTTACTTTGAAAGACGTCGAGGGCAAGTCGCATTCGCTGGCGGATTTCAAGGGCAAGTTCGTGGTGTTGGAGTGGATCAATTTCGATTGCCCGTTCGTCGGCAAGCACTATCACAGCGGCAACATGCAGAAGCTGCAAAAAACCTACATGGCAAAAGGCGTGGTCTGGCTGGCGATCTGCTCCTCGGCGCCGGGCAAGCAGGGCCATTTCACCGCCGAAGTGATCAAGAAACGCCTGGCCGAAGCCAAGGCGGCGCCCACGGCCTATTTGATCGATGCAGACGGCACTGCCGGCAAGCTCTACGGCGCGAAGACCACGCCGCACATGTTCATCATCGATCCCAAGGGCACACTGGTTTATGCCGGCGGCATCGATGACATTCGCTCCACCGACGTGGCCGACATTGCCAAAGCGAAGAACTATGTCACCGCGGCGTTGGACGAAGCTCTGGCCGGCAAGCCCGTTACCGAAAAAGTCACCACGCCCTATGGCTGTTCCGTGAAGTATTGA
- a CDS encoding MFS transporter, translating into MNKKWQTVWLLAFAELLAMSLWFSVSAVVPALTQSWQLRSGDAAWLTMAVQIGFVAGALVSAFINLADLWPPRLVFAWGAALAALANAGIAWFAEGLATALPLRFATGFALAAVYPVGMKIMASWMKEDRGLGLGLLVGALAVGSASPHLLRAWEGIQEWRALLCTASVAALIGGILVWRGGELGPHRAGPAEFRWRYALDALRERSVRLVNLGYLGHMWEIYAMWTWIPLFLLESFRAADAGNYFGTQPPETAAALAAFAVIASGGIGSLWAGRLADRWGRSRITIVSMMVSGGCALVIGFCFGGNPYLVSAIALLWGFAAVADSAQFSTAVSELAEREYVGTALTLQTSLGFLLTLASIRLIPLLVERVGWRWAFAALAVGPLLGIQAMRALRRSPAALRLAGGRG; encoded by the coding sequence ATGAACAAAAAGTGGCAAACCGTTTGGCTGCTCGCTTTTGCCGAGCTGCTCGCCATGAGCTTGTGGTTCTCGGTGTCAGCGGTGGTTCCTGCGCTGACCCAGAGCTGGCAGTTGCGCAGCGGTGACGCCGCCTGGCTCACCATGGCCGTGCAAATCGGTTTTGTGGCGGGCGCGTTGGTGAGCGCGTTTATCAACCTCGCTGACCTTTGGCCGCCGCGACTGGTGTTTGCCTGGGGTGCGGCCCTGGCCGCGCTGGCAAACGCCGGCATCGCCTGGTTTGCCGAGGGCTTGGCCACGGCTTTGCCCTTGCGCTTTGCCACGGGATTTGCGCTGGCCGCGGTGTATCCCGTGGGCATGAAGATCATGGCAAGTTGGATGAAGGAAGATCGCGGCTTGGGACTCGGTCTGCTGGTCGGTGCCCTGGCTGTGGGCTCGGCCTCGCCGCACTTGCTGCGCGCGTGGGAGGGCATTCAGGAATGGCGCGCCTTGCTTTGCACTGCTTCTGTCGCGGCGTTGATCGGCGGCATTTTGGTTTGGCGGGGCGGTGAACTCGGCCCGCATCGCGCGGGGCCGGCGGAATTTCGCTGGCGCTATGCCCTCGACGCGTTGCGCGAGCGCAGCGTGCGACTGGTGAATCTCGGCTATCTCGGCCACATGTGGGAAATCTATGCGATGTGGACGTGGATTCCGCTTTTCTTGCTGGAATCCTTTCGCGCTGCCGACGCCGGCAATTACTTCGGCACGCAACCTCCTGAAACCGCAGCGGCACTCGCCGCCTTCGCCGTGATTGCCAGCGGCGGCATCGGCAGCTTGTGGGCGGGACGGCTGGCCGACCGCTGGGGCCGAAGCCGCATCACCATCGTGAGCATGATGGTCAGCGGCGGCTGCGCCCTGGTGATCGGATTCTGCTTCGGCGGCAATCCCTACCTGGTGAGCGCCATTGCCTTGTTGTGGGGATTTGCCGCCGTGGCTGACTCGGCGCAGTTCAGCACGGCAGTCAGCGAACTGGCCGAACGCGAGTACGTGGGTACGGCGCTCACGCTGCAAACGAGCCTGGGCTTCCTGCTCACGCTGGCCTCGATTCGCTTGATTCCGTTGTTGGTGGAGCGAGTGGGTTGGCGATGGGCATTTGCGGCGCTGGCGGTGGGACCTTTGCTCGGCATTCAGGCGATGCGGGCGCTGCGACGCTCGCCGGCAGCCCTCCGTTTGGCCGGAGGGCGCGGCTAG
- a CDS encoding methyltransferase domain-containing protein — MEPKLQRRVQRYGWDKSAGFYERYWQDQLEPAQSKMLELANLRAGERVLDVACGTGLVTLRAAAAVGATGEVVGTDISEGMVELARAVAAQRQIAHVAFYRSDAEESQLAGASFDAALCGLGMMYFPDPLQALREMKHALRPGGRAVAAVWGRRSQCGWADIFPIVDRRVKSEVCPLFFQLGTGELLAHTFRAAGFTEIVSARISTILHYASAEEACGAAFLGGPVALAHSRFDETTRQEAYAEYLAAIAPYRNGQGYHLPGEFVIVKGLKPAGPETGAPA, encoded by the coding sequence ATGGAACCCAAACTGCAACGTCGCGTGCAGCGCTATGGCTGGGACAAATCCGCCGGCTTTTATGAGCGCTATTGGCAGGATCAACTCGAGCCGGCACAGAGCAAGATGCTGGAGCTGGCAAATCTGCGGGCAGGCGAGCGCGTGCTCGATGTGGCCTGCGGCACCGGCCTGGTGACCCTGCGTGCGGCCGCCGCGGTGGGCGCAACCGGCGAAGTCGTGGGTACGGACATTTCCGAGGGCATGGTCGAACTCGCGCGTGCCGTGGCAGCACAGCGCCAAATCGCCCACGTTGCTTTCTATCGCAGCGATGCGGAAGAGTCGCAGCTTGCCGGTGCCTCTTTTGATGCGGCCTTGTGCGGCTTGGGCATGATGTACTTTCCCGATCCTTTGCAAGCGCTGCGCGAGATGAAACACGCGCTGCGTCCCGGCGGCCGTGCGGTGGCGGCGGTCTGGGGGCGGCGCTCGCAGTGCGGCTGGGCCGACATCTTCCCCATCGTTGATCGCCGCGTGAAAAGTGAAGTTTGCCCGCTGTTCTTCCAACTGGGCACCGGTGAGCTGCTGGCACACACCTTTCGCGCCGCCGGCTTCACTGAAATCGTCAGCGCAAGAATTTCCACGATTCTCCATTATGCCTCCGCTGAGGAAGCTTGCGGCGCGGCCTTCCTCGGCGGCCCGGTGGCACTGGCGCATTCCCGCTTCGATGAAACCACGCGCCAGGAGGCATACGCCGAGTATCTTGCTGCCATCGCGCCCTATCGCAACGGCCAGGGCTATCATCTGCCGGGAGAATTTGTGATCGTGAAAGGCCTCAAGCCGGCCGGACCGGAGACCGGTGCACCGGCATGA
- a CDS encoding OsmC family protein, whose protein sequence is MTIAQRIKTAFERNEKALQLRPALGRKTAVTKVTVIDGLSCEISEGKWKIIADVGENRGGADSGPNPGILGRGALGSCLAIGYLMWAAKLEVPITRLEVEVQADMDVRGEYALAEVPAGYVAVRYLVTITSPAPEAEIMRLLDRADAHSSFVDIFQRAQKMQRVVRLLRPGQEAEAGLT, encoded by the coding sequence ATGACCATCGCGCAGCGGATCAAAACTGCGTTTGAGCGCAACGAAAAAGCCCTGCAACTTCGCCCCGCACTGGGCAGAAAGACCGCGGTCACTAAAGTCACCGTGATCGATGGCCTGAGCTGTGAAATCAGCGAGGGCAAATGGAAGATCATCGCCGACGTGGGCGAGAATCGCGGCGGCGCGGATAGCGGCCCGAATCCCGGCATTCTGGGCCGGGGCGCGCTGGGCAGTTGCCTGGCGATCGGCTATCTGATGTGGGCGGCCAAGCTCGAGGTGCCGATCACCCGTCTGGAAGTCGAAGTGCAGGCCGATATGGACGTGCGCGGCGAGTATGCGCTCGCCGAAGTGCCGGCCGGCTATGTGGCAGTACGCTATCTCGTCACGATCACCAGCCCGGCGCCGGAGGCGGAAATCATGCGCCTGCTCGATCGGGCTGATGCGCACAGTTCTTTTGTGGACATTTTTCAGCGCGCGCAAAAAATGCAGCGCGTGGTGCGCTTGCTTCGACCCGGGCAGGAGGCTGAAGCGGGCCTGACGTGA
- a CDS encoding DUF4395 domain-containing protein, whose product MQTLSPETRRRLEIQGFVGMSDQALTEIRPWLRLSPAITATWMAMATLLASAKLMWAMIPFSLLGAVLPGHPFDVFYNFGIRFLLHRPPLPRYHLARRICCLVASLWMAGTGWAFAGGATTLGYVLGALFVAAASLPVLIDFCLPSYLYSLIFGKPAACSAGKV is encoded by the coding sequence TTGCAAACGCTTTCACCGGAAACGCGGCGACGGCTGGAAATCCAGGGTTTTGTCGGCATGAGTGATCAAGCCCTGACCGAGATCCGGCCGTGGCTGCGGCTCTCGCCCGCCATCACGGCAACCTGGATGGCAATGGCCACGCTGCTCGCTTCAGCAAAGCTGATGTGGGCGATGATACCCTTCTCCCTGCTGGGCGCGGTGTTGCCCGGCCATCCGTTCGACGTGTTCTACAACTTCGGCATTCGTTTTCTTCTGCACCGACCGCCTCTGCCGCGCTATCACCTGGCCCGCCGCATTTGCTGTCTCGTGGCTTCCTTGTGGATGGCGGGCACCGGCTGGGCTTTTGCCGGTGGCGCCACCACGTTGGGTTATGTGCTGGGCGCCTTGTTCGTGGCCGCCGCCTCGCTGCCGGTGCTGATTGATTTCTGCCTCCCCTCTTATCTTTACAGTTTGATTTTTGGGAAACCAGCGGCGTGTTCCGCAGGCAAAGTCTGA
- a CDS encoding isoprenylcysteine carboxylmethyltransferase family protein, producing the protein MKRVLIFVYGVICYAVTMATFAYLAGFVGNFLVPKAIDSAPQMPLGQALLINLALLAVFGLQHSVMARPAFKRIWTKIIPAAAERSTYCLLSSLALILLFWQWQPLGGTIWHVQEAAGRAVLYTLYGFGWVLLVFVTFLINHFDLFGLRQVYLNLRGREYKRLDFQTPMFYKYVRHPLYIGWFIIFWATPTMTAAHLVLALATTIYILVAIRFEERDLAAEHGEVYVSYRRRVPMLIPALRSKQSLQEA; encoded by the coding sequence ATGAAGCGCGTCCTGATTTTCGTCTACGGCGTCATCTGCTACGCCGTCACCATGGCGACCTTTGCTTACCTCGCGGGCTTTGTGGGCAATTTTCTCGTGCCCAAGGCCATCGATTCGGCGCCGCAGATGCCGCTGGGACAGGCGCTGTTGATCAACCTCGCGTTGCTGGCGGTCTTCGGGCTGCAACACAGTGTGATGGCGCGGCCGGCCTTCAAGCGCATCTGGACCAAAATCATCCCCGCCGCCGCCGAGCGCAGCACCTACTGCCTGCTGTCCAGTCTGGCGTTGATCCTGCTCTTCTGGCAGTGGCAGCCGCTGGGCGGAACCATCTGGCACGTGCAGGAGGCCGCCGGCCGTGCCGTGCTCTACACGCTCTATGGCTTCGGCTGGGTGTTGCTGGTGTTCGTCACGTTCTTGATCAACCACTTCGACCTGTTCGGCCTGCGCCAGGTGTATCTCAATCTGCGCGGCCGGGAGTACAAGCGACTGGACTTCCAGACGCCGATGTTCTACAAGTACGTGCGCCATCCGCTGTACATCGGTTGGTTCATCATCTTCTGGGCCACGCCCACCATGACCGCCGCGCATTTGGTGCTCGCGCTCGCCACCACGATCTACATCCTCGTTGCGATTCGCTTCGAAGAGCGTGATCTGGCCGCCGAGCACGGCGAAGTTTACGTGAGCTATCGTCGCCGCGTGCCCATGTTGATTCCGGCCCTGCGGAGCAAGCAATCTCTGCAGGAAGCGTGA
- a CDS encoding virulence RhuM family protein: MSQRLPQKSGDSGGSGGEILLYQTEDGKTRLEVRLLGETVWLTLNQMAMLFQRDKSVISRHIRNIFEEGELQPERTVAKFATVQQEGDREVSREVEYFNLDVIISVGYRVKSHRGTQFRIWATQRLREYIVKGFALDDERLKQVGGGNYFDELLARIRDIRSSEKVFWRKVLDIYATSIDYDPHADFSREFFAIVQNKMHWAAHGHTAAEVIAARVDASKPNMGLTNWSGDKPWKSDVEIAKNYLAPEELDALNRIVTIYLDFAELQALNRKPMYMRDWIAKLDDFLRLSGRDILTHAGQISHETAVSKAHAEFEKYRAQHLDEPSPVEKHFLEAVKEANRLEQSREKKGKRELPN; the protein is encoded by the coding sequence ATGAGTCAAAGACTCCCGCAAAAGTCCGGAGATTCAGGAGGAAGCGGCGGAGAGATTCTGCTCTATCAAACCGAAGACGGCAAAACCCGCCTGGAAGTGCGGCTTTTGGGCGAAACCGTCTGGTTGACACTGAATCAGATGGCGATGCTTTTTCAGCGGGACAAGTCAGTGATTTCCAGGCACATCCGCAACATCTTCGAAGAAGGTGAGTTACAGCCAGAACGAACTGTTGCAAAATTTGCAACAGTTCAACAGGAAGGTGACCGTGAGGTGAGTCGTGAAGTCGAATACTTCAATCTCGACGTTATCATCTCGGTCGGTTATCGCGTGAAATCGCACCGGGGCACACAGTTCCGCATCTGGGCCACGCAGCGGCTGCGCGAGTACATTGTGAAGGGGTTCGCGCTGGACGATGAGCGGTTGAAGCAGGTCGGTGGTGGCAACTATTTTGATGAACTACTGGCCCGCATTCGGGATATTCGCTCGTCTGAAAAAGTCTTCTGGCGCAAAGTACTCGATATTTATGCGACCAGCATCGACTACGATCCGCATGCCGATTTTTCCCGAGAGTTTTTTGCCATTGTCCAAAACAAGATGCACTGGGCCGCGCATGGTCACACCGCCGCCGAGGTGATCGCTGCGCGCGTCGATGCCAGTAAACCCAACATGGGACTCACCAACTGGAGCGGTGACAAACCGTGGAAGAGTGACGTGGAGATCGCCAAGAATTATCTCGCGCCGGAGGAATTGGATGCCCTCAACCGCATCGTCACCATTTATCTCGATTTCGCCGAATTGCAGGCCTTGAACCGCAAGCCCATGTACATGCGCGATTGGATTGCCAAGCTTGATGATTTTTTGCGCTTGAGCGGGCGCGACATTCTCACGCATGCCGGCCAAATTAGCCATGAAACTGCCGTTTCGAAAGCGCACGCGGAGTTCGAGAAGTATCGCGCGCAGCACCTCGATGAGCCGTCGCCGGTGGAAAAGCATTTTCTGGAGGCCGTCAAAGAGGCCAATCGGCTTGAGCAGAGCAGAGAGAAGAAAGGAAAGCGCGAACTACCCAACTGA
- a CDS encoding response regulator transcription factor: MADNPTAISVALVDDDETVRSMIAALIEEAEGLHFAGAYTSCDDALERMLDDPPDVVLMDINMPGRSGIECVQELRLEYPELKILMLTNYSDDERIFESLRVGAVGYLLKNSSIEKLSELIKEAHHGGAPMSGEVAQKVLAYFQSQKKNVKYTAELSERELEVLRALTDGLSNKEIAAQLFISLPTVRFHLKNIYAKLHVNSRTEAVIKAMQEKLA; the protein is encoded by the coding sequence ATGGCAGACAATCCGACCGCCATCAGCGTCGCCCTGGTGGATGACGACGAAACCGTGCGCAGCATGATCGCTGCGTTGATCGAGGAAGCCGAGGGCCTGCACTTTGCCGGCGCCTACACCAGTTGCGATGACGCGCTGGAGCGCATGCTGGACGATCCGCCCGACGTGGTACTCATGGACATCAACATGCCGGGCCGCTCGGGCATCGAATGCGTGCAAGAGCTCCGGCTGGAGTATCCCGAGTTGAAGATCCTCATGCTCACCAACTACAGTGACGACGAGCGCATCTTCGAATCGCTGCGCGTGGGCGCGGTGGGCTATCTGCTCAAGAACTCTTCGATCGAGAAACTCTCCGAGCTGATCAAAGAAGCGCATCATGGCGGCGCGCCGATGTCCGGCGAAGTGGCGCAAAAGGTGCTGGCCTACTTCCAGAGCCAGAAGAAGAACGTGAAATACACCGCCGAGCTGTCGGAGCGCGAGCTGGAGGTGCTGCGCGCTCTCACCGATGGTTTGAGTAACAAGGAAATCGCCGCGCAGTTGTTCATCAGCCTGCCGACGGTGCGCTTTCATCTCAAGAACATCTATGCCAAGCTGCACGTCAACTCCCGCACCGAGGCGGTGATCAAGGCGATGCAGGAAAAGTTGGCGTAG
- a CDS encoding RNA polymerase sigma factor: MSLEPYNSAAAATNSETDLIAGCRASQPEALAELVKRYQPAVLRICVSLLGNREVDDAVQDIFVKILRRCDRFEGRAALFTWIYEITLNHCRDELRRRKRKRWFSLQALPTAVVDNLPEDARPVSEQIEAEELQRRLHHEIQQLKPKHRELVVLRDLEGLAYEEIASISGIDVKLVKSRLFEARQILSRKMKAYAEEASHASK; the protein is encoded by the coding sequence GTGTCTTTGGAACCGTACAACAGCGCGGCAGCCGCAACCAACTCTGAAACCGACTTGATTGCCGGTTGCCGCGCCAGCCAGCCGGAGGCGCTGGCGGAATTGGTCAAGCGGTATCAGCCGGCGGTCTTGCGCATTTGTGTTTCCCTGCTGGGCAACCGTGAGGTCGATGATGCCGTGCAGGATATTTTCGTCAAGATTCTGCGGCGCTGCGACCGCTTCGAAGGACGGGCGGCCCTGTTCACCTGGATCTATGAGATCACGCTCAATCACTGCCGTGATGAGTTGCGCCGGCGCAAACGCAAGCGCTGGTTTTCCCTGCAGGCACTGCCCACCGCGGTGGTGGACAACCTTCCCGAAGACGCGCGGCCGGTCTCCGAGCAAATCGAAGCGGAGGAGCTGCAACGGCGATTGCATCACGAGATTCAACAGCTCAAACCGAAACACCGCGAGTTGGTGGTCTTGCGGGATCTCGAAGGTCTGGCCTACGAGGAAATCGCCAGCATCAGCGGGATCGACGTCAAGCTGGTGAAATCGCGGCTATTCGAAGCGCGCCAAATTCTGAGCCGGAAAATGAAAGCCTATGCCGAGGAGGCTTCCCATGCAAGCAAGTGA
- a CDS encoding Spy/CpxP family protein refolding chaperone translates to MKRFPHVFTGALAVLVLSAGLLPAQPRMGMRGGPERMQQRKDLTEELGLSAEQQEKIRQLKLAAHKQNIDQRAKLQLARLELHELMQADSPDQKQIEAKLAELSKLREAAMRNHVTTFLEMQKVLTPEQRKKAKDLRPWGEGPGFGPGFGRCHDGPGMGRGEGWGPHGRPGMWDLDD, encoded by the coding sequence ATGAAACGCTTTCCCCACGTTTTCACCGGCGCCCTGGCGGTTTTGGTGTTGAGCGCCGGTTTGCTGCCGGCGCAACCGCGGATGGGCATGCGCGGCGGCCCGGAGCGCATGCAACAGCGCAAAGACCTCACCGAGGAACTGGGCCTGAGTGCCGAGCAGCAGGAAAAGATCCGGCAGCTCAAGCTGGCCGCCCACAAGCAGAACATCGATCAGCGCGCCAAGCTGCAACTGGCCCGCCTCGAGCTGCATGAGCTGATGCAGGCTGATTCGCCCGATCAAAAGCAAATCGAGGCCAAACTCGCCGAGCTGAGCAAGCTGCGGGAGGCGGCCATGCGCAACCATGTGACCACTTTTCTGGAAATGCAAAAAGTGCTGACCCCGGAGCAACGCAAGAAAGCGAAGGACCTGCGGCCGTGGGGCGAAGGCCCCGGTTTCGGCCCTGGATTCGGTCGCTGTCATGACGGCCCGGGCATGGGCAGAGGCGAGGGCTGGGGTCCGCACGGCCGTCCCGGCATGTGGGATCTCGATGACTGA